DNA sequence from the Tenacibaculum mesophilum genome:
TAAATGCAGGAGATTTAACGCCAGAGAAAATGGCACAATTTCAACAAGCACAAACAGGGTTAAGCGGAGCTTTATCTAAGTTATTAGTATCTGTAGAGCGTTATCCAGATATCAAAGCAAATAAAAACTTTTTAGAATTACAAAGTCAGTTAGAAGGAACAGAAAACAGAATTAACGTAGCACGTGATCGTTATAACGAAAGCGTTAATAAATATAACAAGCATATTAAAATGTTTCCCGGTAACTTGCTAGCGGGGATGTTTAACTTAACTGAAATGGCACGTTACAAGGCTGATGCAGGTTCAGAGAATGCGCCTGATGTAGATTTTAAATTCTAACAATATGTCTAACGTAGAAGATTTTCTTACTGCCAAAGAAGAAGAGGAAATCGTTCAGGCTATTCGACAAGCAGAGCGAAATACTTCTGGTGAAATTCGTGTACATATAGAGAGAACTACGGAAGGTTCTCACTACGACCGAGCACTAGAAGTATTTCAAATGCTAAAAATGTTTAATACCCAACAACGAAATGGTGTG
Encoded proteins:
- a CDS encoding LemA family protein — translated: MKKWLVPLIIIGVLVFGIYSWAKGFYNTAVTYQEDAKTTWSNVESSYQRRNDLIGNLVKTVQGAADFEKSTLTDVINARAKATSVNINAGDLTPEKMAQFQQAQTGLSGALSKLLVSVERYPDIKANKNFLELQSQLEGTENRINVARDRYNESVNKYNKHIKMFPGNLLAGMFNLTEMARYKADAGSENAPDVDFKF